From Synechococcales cyanobacterium CNB:
CGCCCACTGGATGCGCCTCGACCTGCGCGATTCCCACGTCCGCGCCGCCGTCGAGGCCGGCTGCCTCATTGCCATCAACTGCGACGTTCACGGCGCGGCCGATTTCGACAACCTCCGCTACGGCGTCCTCACCGCCCGACGTGGCTGGCTCCCCCCGGAACAGTGCGTCAACTGCTGGCCCCCCAAAAAATTGCGCGACTGGCTCGCCTCCAGACGCACACAATGACGTTGGCAATCAACTTGACTTGAGACTGAGTCTCAGATTCAATACGAACCCTCCCTAGGGGTCCGATTTGAACGGAGGCTCCCCATGCCCCTTCCAAGCCGCCGCCACGCCGCCTTCACGCTCGTCGAGCTTCTCGTCGTTATCGCCATCATCGCCCTCCTCATCGGCATCTTGCTCCCGGCCCTCGGCAAGGCCCGTGCCGCTGCCCGCGGCGCTGCCGACCTCGTCAACCTCCGCTCCCTCGGCCAGGCCGTCGAGATGTACTCCAACGACCGCCAGACCTTCCCCCCAATGCGCCTCCCCTCGGGCGAGGTCCACGAGCCGTCCGGGCGAAAGGCCGCTCGCTGGCACTGGGTCGTCGGCGAGTACGTCGGTATGCCCTACATGCCCCGCAACGAGGAGGAGTACCAGAAGTTCCAGAACTCGGACGACTTCGACCGCCTCGACAACGACGTCTTCCGCGATCCTTCCCAGACCTACGACCACTTCCGCAGCAAGGCCACCGGCGAAATCCAGGTGCTCCGCAACGGCTCCTACGGCTACAACTACCACTACCTCGGCAACAGCCGGATCAAGTCCTCCGGCGGCTACATGAACTACCCCGTCCGCATGTCCCGCATCCACGTTCCCTTCAAGACCGTCGTCTTCGCCGACTCCTCCGGCAGCCAGCACCTCCGCATCAACGAGGGCTACCGCGAGCACTCCTACACCCTCGACCCGCCGCGCCTCGACACGAAGAACAACGGCGCGGAGGGCTTCGCGCACGCCACCGGCCAGTCGCCACCGGAAGTCCGCCACGGCCGGGTCGCACACGCCGCATTCCTCGACGGCCACGCCGAGGGCCTCGCACTCGCCGACTTCGGGTTCATCGTCCTCAACGAACGCACCGGCCTCGTCAAGGACGACACCGGCGACAACAGCCTCTTCAACGGCCTGGGCTTCGACAGAGACGCCACGAAGTAAACCCGCGCAACCCGAGCCGATCCGGTACAATCGCGCCGTGAACCGGGTCATCCTCGGCGATTGCCTCGACGTGCTCGCCACACTCCCGCGCGGGATGGCGCGCCTCATCTACGTCGATCCGCCGTTCAACACCGGCAAGGTCCAGCAGCGCGACCGCATCCGCACCACCGCCGACGAAACCAACGGCACGCGCGCCGGATTCGCCGGCAAGCGCTACCGTGTTGAGCGGGTCGAGAGCGGCTCATACGGCGACGCGTTCGGTGAGGACTACCTCGACTTCCTGATGCCGCGCCTGAAAGCCGGCCTGCGCTGCCTCGCGCCCGACGGCTCGCTCTTCGTTCACCTCGACTGGCGCGAGGTCCACTACGTCAAGGTCGCGCTCGACCGCCTCCTCGGACGCGATCGCTTCATGAACGAGATCGTCTGGGCCTACGACTTCGGCGGCCGCTCCCCCCGCCGATGGCCCGCCAAACACGACACCATCCTCTGGTACGCGCTCGACCCCTCCAACTACGTCTTCAACGAGCCTGAGATCGACCGCATCCCGTACATGGCCCCGGGCCTCGTCACGCCGGAGAAGGCCGCGCGCGGAAAGTCCCCGACCGACGTCTGGTGGCACACCATCGTCCCCACCAACGGGCGAGAGAAGACGGGCTACCCGACGCAGAAACCGCTCGGCATCGTCAATCGCATCGTGCGAGTCCACTCCTCGCCCGGCGACGTCGTGCTGGACTTCTTCGCCGGCAGCGGCACCACCGGCGAGGCTGCCGCCACGCACGACCGAGACTTCATCCTCATCGACAGCAACCCCGAAGCCGCGGCCGTTATGGCGGCGCGACTCGCCCGCTTCGACCCCGAATGCGTCGGATTCGAACAGCCCCTTGCCGACGCACGCTGCGCATAGACTCCCCCCATGTTCGAGCGTCTTTCCGAAGGATTCGGCAAGGTCTTCCGTCGCCTCTCCGGCCAGGGCACCATCACCGAGGCCAACGTCCGCGAGGCCATGGAGGAGGTGCGCACCGCCCTCCTCGACGCCGACGTCAACTACGACGTCGTCAACGAGTTCTGCGACGACGTCGTCGCCGACGCCCTCGGCCGCGAGGTCACCAAGAGCCTCCGACCCGGCCAGGAGATGGTCGGCATCGTCCACGCCCGCCTCGTCGAACTCCTCGGCGGCGAAGAGGCACTCGCCGAAGCTACCGACCCCGAACGCGCCCGTGCCGCCCCCGGCCCCGCGATCATGCGCGTCTCCCCAGGCCCAACCATCGTCATGATGTGCGGCCTGCAAGGCTCCGGCAAGACCACCACCTGCGGCAAACTCGCCGCCTACCTCAGCAAACGCGGCCGCAGCGTCATGCTCTGCGCCGCCGACCTCCAGCGGCCCGCCGCCGTCGAGCAACTCGAAATCGTCGCCGCCCAGGCCCGCCAGGCCGCCCCCGGCGGCGCGCCCGTCCACTTCCACGGCGAGCCGGACAAGTGCGCCGAGTACGGCAAGGCCGTCGGCGTCGCCGTCCAGGTCTGCCGACGCGCCCTCGACGCCGCACGCAAGGCCGGCGCGGACGTCCTCATCCTCGACACCGCCGGCCGACTCCACGTCAACGACGAACTCATGGGCGAACTCCAGCAGGTCCGCCGCGCCCTCAACCCGCACCACGTCTTCCTCGTCGTCGACGCCATGACCGGCCAGGACGCCGTCAACAGCGCCAAGGCATTCCACGAACGCCTCGAAGTCGACGGCGTCATTCTCACCAAGTTCGATTCCGACACCCGCGGCGGCGCGGCCATCTCCATCCGAAAGGTCACCGGTGCGCCCATCCGCTTCATCGGCGTGGGCGAAAAGGCCGAGGCCCTCGAGGAGTTCCACGCCCAGCGCATGGCAGGACGCATCCTCGGCATGGGCGATGTCGTCTCCCTCGTCGAGAAGGCACAGGAGCAGGTCTCCGCCGAGGACGCCGAACGGCTCGCCGAGAAGATGGCTCGCGGCGAGATGACGATGGACGACTTCCTCGCCCAGCTCCGCATGCTCCGACGCCTCGGCCCCATGCGACAGATCCTCGGCATGTTGCCCGGCGTCGGCGCGGCCCTCAAGGACGCGCACATCGACGAAGGACAACTCGACCGCGTCGAAGCCATCATCAACTCCATGACCAAGGAAGAACGCCGCGAGCCGAGGATCATCAACACCAGCCGACGCCGGCGCATCGCGGCCGGCAGCGGCACCGACCAGAACGCCGTCGGACAACTCGTCAGGCAGCACGACGCCATCAGCAAAATGACCAAGCAGATGGCCGGCATGAGCGCCAAGTCGAAGGTCGCCGCCGTCAAGGAACTCGGCGCGGCCGGCATGGGGGGCATGGTCCCGGGCCTCAAGGGCATGCCCGGCTTCAACACCAAAGGCTCCACGCGCGCGACCGCCCCCGGCCGTTTCAAGCAACGCAAAAAACGCCGGTGACAATCGGATCCTGAGTCTTGGGTTCCGGGTCTCGCGTTGCCTCTTTCGGGACTCAGGACTCAAGTCCCGACTCTCAGCCCCTTCACTCCCGCCCTACAGGCAGGAAGTCCCTCTCCCGCCCTTCAGCCCACGCCCGGAACCGCGGCCAGAAGACCTCCTTCAGCAGAATCTTCACGCACGCCGCCAGCGGGATCGCGATCAGCAGCCCGTAGAAACCGAACAGCGCACCCCCCGCCAGCGACGCGAACAGGATCGACGGCGTGTCCATCCCCGTGCTCTTCCCCTGGATCATCGGCGTCAGCACGTAGTCGTCCGCCGCCTGCGCGATGAAGTACACCACCATCGGCGCAAACGTCACCCACCACCACGCGTTCTGCCACCCCGGCCCCGAAGGGTCCAGCCACATCGCCACGATCGTCGCCGGAATTCCGATCAACGCCAGGTACGGCACGATCGAGAGCAGGCCGATCGCCAATCCGAACAGAATCGGTGCAGGCGTGCCGATCACCCAGTACAAAACGCTCAGAATCCCCGCCTGGATGAACGCGATCGTCAGCCGTCCGCGCACGAACCCTGACACCACCGCGTCGAACGCACGCACCAGTTCCAGCCACCGCCCGCGCTTCCGCTCCGGGATCAGCCCCTCCCAGAACTCCAGCACCTTCCCCCACCCCGTACAGACGAAGAAAAAGAAGAACGCTGTCAGGAACGCCCCGAACACCAGCGAAAACACCGACGCGATCCCCCGCAGCGTCGCCCCGACCGCCCCCGCGCCGGTCTCCAGCGCCTGTGTCGCGATCGTCTGCGCATTCGCCCGCACGAGCTCCAGCAGCCGCTTGGCGACCTCGCCCTCCGTCACATCGCGCCGTTCGACCAGAAAGTCCCGCGTCGCCAGCCAGAACCCCTCCGGCACAGCCGCCAGCGCGTCCGCGTCCTCCGGGTTCTGCACCGACGCGTACACCCGCTCAACCGAACCCGACACTCGACCCGCGAACGCAACCCCCTGCGTCACGGCGAACGCCGTCGCCACCACCGCCGGCGCCACCACCACCACCGCCGCGACGACAACGATGATCGCCGCCGCCATCTGACGGCTCATCCACGACACCCGCGTCATCCGCTTCACCACCGGCTCGAACAGGTACGCCAGCAGCGTCGCCAGCAACAGCGGCACCGTCACGACGCTGACCAGGTACCCGAGGTACAGCACCCCCAGCACCACCGCGATCACGAGCACGTCGCGCAGCGGCTGAATCTGCCACAGGTGCAGCGATCGCCAGTCCGTGCCGCCGTCGGCATGCGGTGTTCCAGGCTCGGCCATGGCGGACAGCGTACCGTCTTCGCGGTCAGTCCGCGAAGCCCTCGTCGAAGTCGAACACACCCCGGAACTCCTCGAACGAGTCCCCTTCCGAGGTCCGCATCAACCCCGCGTCCACCATCGCATACACGATCCGGCCGAAGTCCTCCGTCGAGTGCACGCCCCACCGGCTCAGCACCGTCCGCGCCAGCCGCCCGTACCGGTGCGTCGCGTAGTCCCGCAGCCCGAGGCACAGCTGCTTCCCGCTCACGTGCCGCGAGTCATCCTCGCTCTCCGCGGCCGACTCCCCGTGGATCATCTGCACCGTGTGCGTCAGCCCCGCGCGCACGAAATCGTATGCCTCTCGCGGATAAGGCCCCGCCTTGTCGCGCAACTCCTGCCACACTGTCTGCATCGCGTCCGACATCCGTTCTACCTCTTCAGACCTTTCGTCGAGCCATCATCGTAGGGGTCCGCACCCCCGACCGGCCAGAGCGGACCCTCGACCCGCCCTGCGAGACGTGCGGGTTCCCTTCAACGCACCACCGCAACGCCCGGTCGGCCCACTCGCCGGCATACGCCACTCCGATCCGCGCCGTGTTCGCCACACTCTCATCGGCCGACAGCCGCCCGCTCCCTCGAACGATGAACAGCCGCGACCCCGGCTCCGCAAGATCCACACCATCATCCTTCCGATCAAGTCCCATCGCCTCGCACAAACGCCCGGGGCCGGAGCACAGGTCCGTCTCCCGCAACGCCCCGCCACGCCGCGCCGACCGGCGACGACGCATCTCCTCCAGCCCCTCCACCGGCTCCAGCGCCCGGATCAGCACCGCCGCCGGCTCACCCTCGCGCCCGCACACCACGTTGAAGCAGTGGTGCATCCCGTAGGTGAAATACACGTACGCCGTCCCCGGCTTCCCGTACATCGACTCGTTCCGCGCCGTCCGCCTCCCGCCGAAGCAGTGCGCCGCCCGGTCCTCCGGCCCCAGGTACGCCTCCGTCTCCACGATCCGCCCTGCAAGCCGGGTCCCATCCGCCAGCACCCGCACCAGCGTGCACCCGAGCAACGCAAGCGCGAGCGCATCGGCCGACCTCGCATAGAACCGCCGCGGCAAGGAGCTCGAACGCTGAGAACTCCGAACAACCGCCGCGTCCAGGGAGATGGAAGACGTGGGATCTCTCACTCGCGCCACCCCGTCCTCTGAACTCCATATCCCACGCCGCGCTCTCCGCGCCCACTCCGTGTTCTCCGCGTTCGCGCTTTACGCATACGCATGAAGCCCCGGCAGCAGCAGGTTCACGCCGAAGTATGTCCACAGCATCACGACGAAACCCACCACGCTCAGCCATGCCGTCACCAGCCCGCGATTCTGCCCCGTCGTCAGCCGCAGGTGGATCACGATCAGGTAGATGATCCACGTCAGCAGCGCCCACGTTTCCTTCGGGTCGAAGGCCCACCACCGGCCCCACGAATGGTCCGCCCACCACGCCCCGAGCAGAATGCCCACCCCCAGCGTCCAGAACGCCAGTTGCAGCACGGTCATCTGCGCCGTGTCGAGGTCCGCCAGCACCCGTGCCCGTCCGAACGGCTTGTCATCCGGCGCATTGAGCGCAGCCGCCGCGATCGCCTCCGTATCCCCCCTTTCGACCGCCTGCGCGCGCAACCTCCCCAGATAATGCGTGCAAAGGTAGAACACCGAGCACACGAACCCCAGCGTGATCAGTCCGTACGACACCAGCACCGTCGTCACGTGGTACTTCAGCAGCACCGACGTGTTCAGGATCGCCGCCTCGCGCCCGATGTGCCGGCCCGGCATGTCCGTCTGCGTCGCCGTGATGAGCACCAGGAACCCCGTCGCCGCCGCCGCCGCGCCGAACAGCCACTGCCGCCGCGCCAGCATGATCACCCCCCCCACGACAGCCGCGAACAGGCTCAGCCCCGTCATCGATTCGAACTGGTTCTGGATCGCGAACCGTTCCGCGACGATGCACCGCAGCACAAACCCCGTCGCGTGCAGCACGATCGCCCCCACCAGCAGCACGCTCCCCGTCCATGCCAGCCACCGCCGACCCGTCCCGAACGCGATCAGCAGCGAGACCAGCGACAGCAGGTACAGCCAGTACCCCCACTCGAACGCGTTCACCCGGTTGTACGCCATTTCCAGCGCGCGGCGCGACTGCGGGTGCGTGCCGGGGTTGATCGCCGCCAGCGCATCCGCCAGTTCCGCCGCCGCTGTGCTCACGCGCCCCGCGTCCGCCGCACGCCACGCCTCCCCGAGCCGCAGCGCGGCAGCCCGTGCCGGATGCTCCGCCGGCAGCTCGCTCACGTGCCGCCAAGGCAGGTCGCGGCTCTCCGGCGCCACCATGAGAAAGTTCGAACCCCCGAAAGCGATCAGCCGCAACGCGCGGTCCGCGCGGTCCAGTCCCTCGCGGAAGCCCGTCTCGCTCATGTGCTTGTCGCGCATCTCGTCGCCGAACGCGAGCACCATCCGCGGCGAGACCCGCGTCAACCGCATCCACCGCTCCTGCTCGTCCCGGTCGCCGGGAAACGCCGCCTCGAGCAGCCCCCGCCGCAGCGGCAGGTAGTTCACGTGAATCACCGGCCGATCGATGTAGTGATCGGGCGACACCGCGAGATCAATCAAGGTAAAAAGCGGGTCGTGCCTCGCCTGCACGCCGTCCGGCAGCGGGTCCGCGTACCTGCTCCGTCCCGTCAGGTCAAACACCGTCTCCCGCGCCAGCGTGTCCAAAATCTTGACACGCCCGTTGTGGAACACCGCCGCGTCTCGCAGCGACGACAAGTCAACCGCCCGCTCGAACGCCAGTTTGTCCGCCGGCGTCACCGCCGCGGCCGGCGCGATCGACGATCCGAACGGCTTGTCCAGCCGCCCCGAATCGTCCGACACCTCCCGCGTCTCCGGGTGTGCGTTCCCCGCAGGCGCGGTCTGTGCGCGCGCCCCAGCGCCCATCACCGCCAGCGCAACGATCTGCAACAGCGCGACCAGCCTGCTCATGGTTCCGCTCCCGCCGGCTGCACGGCCTGCGTCGGCGCGAGCCGCACCGGCGGCCGGTACGTACCCTCCGCCAACTCCCGCTGAATCCGCCGCTTGCGCCGCTGCAGGATCAACGGCTTCACGTAGAACGCCCACGGAATCCCGACCCCCATCAGGATGCCCCCACCCGCGATCACGTGAATCCCAGGGTTGTTCCCCACCTGCAGGATCGTGAACTGCGCGAACGGCCTCGGCACCAGCCCCTGGTCCGCCATTTCCTGCGTTCGCCGCCACCCTTCCGCGTCCCACCCCGCCTGGCTGAACTTGAACTGCCGCGGATCCAGCCCCGCCGAAAGCCGCGTCGCCACGTTCGCCACCCACGAACGCCGATCGTCCCAGCGCCACGGCGCCCGCAGAGGCTCGTTCAACTTCGCCACGTGTTCGTACGGCTCAAAGTCCAGCGTCGTCGGCGTCACCCGCACGATCGACTGGTAATCCCG
This genomic window contains:
- a CDS encoding DNA-3-methyladenine glycosylase yields the protein MPRRFYARSADALALALLGCTLVRVLADGTRLAGRIVETEAYLGPEDRAAHCFGGRRTARNESMYGKPGTAYVYFTYGMHHCFNVVCGREGEPAAVLIRALEPVEGLEEMRRRRSARRGGALRETDLCSGPGRLCEAMGLDRKDDGVDLAEPGSRLFIVRGSGRLSADESVANTARIGVAYAGEWADRALRWCVEGNPHVSQGGSRVRSGRSGVRTPTMMARRKV
- a CDS encoding DUF1559 domain-containing protein, which produces MPLPSRRHAAFTLVELLVVIAIIALLIGILLPALGKARAAARGAADLVNLRSLGQAVEMYSNDRQTFPPMRLPSGEVHEPSGRKAARWHWVVGEYVGMPYMPRNEEEYQKFQNSDDFDRLDNDVFRDPSQTYDHFRSKATGEIQVLRNGSYGYNYHYLGNSRIKSSGGYMNYPVRMSRIHVPFKTVVFADSSGSQHLRINEGYREHSYTLDPPRLDTKNNGAEGFAHATGQSPPEVRHGRVAHAAFLDGHAEGLALADFGFIVLNERTGLVKDDTGDNSLFNGLGFDRDATK
- a CDS encoding AI-2E family transporter, which translates into the protein MAEPGTPHADGGTDWRSLHLWQIQPLRDVLVIAVVLGVLYLGYLVSVVTVPLLLATLLAYLFEPVVKRMTRVSWMSRQMAAAIIVVVAAVVVVAPAVVATAFAVTQGVAFAGRVSGSVERVYASVQNPEDADALAAVPEGFWLATRDFLVERRDVTEGEVAKRLLELVRANAQTIATQALETGAGAVGATLRGIASVFSLVFGAFLTAFFFFFVCTGWGKVLEFWEGLIPERKRGRWLELVRAFDAVVSGFVRGRLTIAFIQAGILSVLYWVIGTPAPILFGLAIGLLSIVPYLALIGIPATIVAMWLDPSGPGWQNAWWWVTFAPMVVYFIAQAADDYVLTPMIQGKSTGMDTPSILFASLAGGALFGFYGLLIAIPLAACVKILLKEVFWPRFRAWAEGRERDFLPVGRE
- a CDS encoding signal recognition particle protein produces the protein MFERLSEGFGKVFRRLSGQGTITEANVREAMEEVRTALLDADVNYDVVNEFCDDVVADALGREVTKSLRPGQEMVGIVHARLVELLGGEEALAEATDPERARAAPGPAIMRVSPGPTIVMMCGLQGSGKTTTCGKLAAYLSKRGRSVMLCAADLQRPAAVEQLEIVAAQARQAAPGGAPVHFHGEPDKCAEYGKAVGVAVQVCRRALDAARKAGADVLILDTAGRLHVNDELMGELQQVRRALNPHHVFLVVDAMTGQDAVNSAKAFHERLEVDGVILTKFDSDTRGGAAISIRKVTGAPIRFIGVGEKAEALEEFHAQRMAGRILGMGDVVSLVEKAQEQVSAEDAERLAEKMARGEMTMDDFLAQLRMLRRLGPMRQILGMLPGVGAALKDAHIDEGQLDRVEAIINSMTKEERREPRIINTSRRRRIAAGSGTDQNAVGQLVRQHDAISKMTKQMAGMSAKSKVAAVKELGAAGMGGMVPGLKGMPGFNTKGSTRATAPGRFKQRKKRR
- a CDS encoding site-specific DNA-methyltransferase, which translates into the protein MNRVILGDCLDVLATLPRGMARLIYVDPPFNTGKVQQRDRIRTTADETNGTRAGFAGKRYRVERVESGSYGDAFGEDYLDFLMPRLKAGLRCLAPDGSLFVHLDWREVHYVKVALDRLLGRDRFMNEIVWAYDFGGRSPRRWPAKHDTILWYALDPSNYVFNEPEIDRIPYMAPGLVTPEKAARGKSPTDVWWHTIVPTNGREKTGYPTQKPLGIVNRIVRVHSSPGDVVLDFFAGSGTTGEAAATHDRDFILIDSNPEAAAVMAARLARFDPECVGFEQPLADARCA